Below is a window of Dasypus novemcinctus isolate mDasNov1 chromosome 31, mDasNov1.1.hap2, whole genome shotgun sequence DNA.
GACAATGAAACTGGTCTTTGTACACTCCAGAAAAAGTTGAGATTGGGTCGTCTCCTACCGTAGGAATGGTCAGTCTAAGGCCATGTATCAGTACAACTCTCTCAGGAGTCCCTGACTTGTGACACTGGACCATCTGTATTTATTCATTACAATGAATACCTGAGCTATGTAGCACTGAGGAAAGCAGGACTTAGTGATTTGAATCCTATTCAGTTTTGCAGAATTCTGGTTATGTTTTCAAGGGTCCCTGCCATTTTAATTAATAATAGACCTGTGGATTGAATTTAGATAGAAAGCAATTGATACATGAACTTACATTTGCCAAAATgcacaacatattcttaaatgattttataaatgagaggAAAGTGAGCTCATCTATATAGGGGAGTAACCTAACCATACCCATTTTTCAAAATGATATGTATATAATGGATATTGCTTGCCTTAGAATATCtgtaaatttacttaaaatttacTAAAACAAATATTGATTTATTATTAATGCTCAAAGGAAAGCAATAATTAGCAGAAAGAGGCATAATTACAAATTTAGTGGGATATTTCCAGGTGTATGTCACACCCTAtgtcatttgattttcttttacaatgggGTATTTTGGGTTCAGAGTTTGTATGTGCCTGTGAGTACATCTGAAAGGCAGATGGAAGTTCAGTATTGATAATGATGTTACTAGAACCCCAACACCTTTCGAATTTTATATACACAGTTTCTGCTTCTTTGGTGCTGTTATTTTGTACATCTCACTCAAGACATTGGTAAGGATAGCCTTGTGTGAACAcaaatttctgtgattttttaGGCATTAGtgaccttcaaggatgtggctgtagacttcacccaggaagagtggaaCCTGTTAGACACAACCCAAAGAAAGctgttcagagaagtgatgctggagaatatcagtAACCTGGTCTCAGTAGGTGAGACTCTCAAACTTTCCCACCTATATCTATTTTCTATCTAACATCTATCTAATCTACCTATATATTTATCATAAATcatcttccatttttaaattcagaTATGTAAATCAGCTTCTCCAAACTGTATAATCTTTTAcgttatatttttgtattttataattttaatacatttatattgtgCTAACAATCCCTAAatgaatttgtttcttcattttttatttacatcGAGTTCATCCCAATAGAATTTAATCTTCTTGACCACAATTTAATgtctttcttgaatttcaattttCAACCCTCAGGGCTGTGCTGAAATAAGTATTCTCCTCCAAGTGCTATGCTGAGGCTTCAGAACACAGTAGTAGAAACATTGCTTATATCCTTTTCCATATAGAATTTAGATCATTTTTTGGGAATTTAtgttaattggattatttttgaaCATAATATTCAATTACTTTGAAAACAGATTTCTCACCATTTAAAATATAGACAATTCTGCAATCTCTCTTTTTACTAGTTCATGGGTAACAACAAACAGTGGTCCTCATTGAAATGGGCAAAAGGTCAAGAGTTACAGATTCTGTTGAAACATTGTCAGTGATCTAAGTTCAAGTTATTGTTGCATTGCTGACCTTCAATGCTTACCCTATTCTTTGGTGACTTGTGATGTACATCATGATCATGACCTGTTACTATCATAACTCAAAATCCAGGTaacttttttttcatacaaacagGATATCAGGTCTGCAAAAGAGATGTGCTTTCCCAGTTGGAACAGGAAGAAGTGTTGAGAGAAGAAATAGGTTTTCCTCAATACCAGAATCCAGGTGAACCGTAAAGACCTCTGCATTAGAAGAGGGGTCTCATGATAAAGTATGTGCTTGAATATTTTAGCTTCAGGATTCCTTAAGTGtgtaatgatttcttttttttttttaattagacattttttataaagatttatttatttctctcccctccccctaccccagttgtctgttctctgtgtctatttgctgcttcatctttgtccgcttctgttgttgtcagtggcacgggtatatgtgtttctttttgttgtgtcatcttgtgtcagctctccatgtgtgtggcgccattcctgggcaggctgcactttcttttgtgctgggcggctctccttatgggacacactccttgtgcatggggctcccctacgtgggggacacccctgcatggcatggcgctccttgcacacatcagcactgtgcatgggccagctgcacactggtcaaggaagcctggggtttgacccgcagacctctcatatggtagacgaatgccctaaccactgaaccacatccgCCACCTGTAAtgatttcttcagttttctttataTGAGTTATGATTTCTAAAATGTACCTGAAGATATTGGGGAAATTTTAGTCACGTGTTTGTTCCATACATTTCTTAAGCTTTATTGAGTGTCATTGGCATTGGGAAAGGAATATTCATTTGTTATTGTAATTAAACTGTCACATAATAATCCTTGTCCTGTTTCTATTCTTggaaattttctttcctcttttttacctCATTGACATCCCAACTTTTTTCTCACATTCCATGTCTCAAAATCCTTTCCGACTGCTATGTCCTAGAATTATCTTATTTATGACTTTGATTTTCTTTCCCAGCTAATTGTGAATGTGGGAAACATACTGAAAGGGATATTTGGAACtttctaaattttccttccccTAAAACTATTCTAATAAgttattttgccttttttcaaTTACTACAGGGAGGCACTGTACctttaaaacatgggaaatgatagaaatgatattcagTCAACCTACCTGTAAGAAAGACACTTCTAAAACCATGTCATTGGTAAGTTCAATTTTGTATACCCTAGTGTTCCAAATAGATAACCAAAGGATGGAATAAATTAGTAATTCAATAcatcatgaaattaaaattaatgttaGAATTAAGTGCTAATCCAGCAAAAatttgtgatagtttgaattttcAGTAAAATCCTAAACACAAACTCTAACTTGAGTTCACATAAAATTAAATTGTATAAGCAGGTTTTATGAATGTAATCTTTGAAACATTATGAAGCTCAAAATTGATCAGATAACTCTGCACTTAGAGtgttataatagagaaaatctaTGTGTATGGATTAGAATTCTTTTATATGAAACCAACATGGCAGATATTTTAATTGGAGGCTATCACTAGTGGATTAGTCTAGGTGTCATATATAGGGAAATGCAGGAATTCATTTAAATGGACAAAAGTTTTACAGTCTCTCATCTGATTCCCCACAGCACAGCtctcacacccaaaagaattcctttaaatgtaattatttgcaAGAAGATTCCTCTCACACATCCATAGTGAACCAATATGCATTGATTCACTAAacaaagaaatcctatttcaggAAACTACCTCCAGCAGTTCTCAGTGACTATTCATATGTTAAACAACATAAGCATCTTCACcatacaagtaaatcatatgaatgcTACCAAAGTGATAAAAATTGTATCCAATGCTCTGACCTCAGGCAATACAATGTAACTCCTGTTGGAGAGAAaacccatgaatgtcatctaggtgggaaagccttcactacaGTATCTTCCCTTAAACAGCATGAGAGATGTCACACTGGAGGAAAAccacatgaatgtcatctatgtgggaaaacgTATAGTCATTATACTTCCCTTAAatatcatgagagaactcacactggagagaa
It encodes the following:
- the LOC101413072 gene encoding zinc finger protein 705F-like isoform X2 yields the protein MPAKVLAMQSHALVTFKDVAVDFTQEEWNLLDTTQRKLFREVMLENISNLVSVGYQVCKRDVLSQLEQEEVLREEIGFPQYQNPGRHCTFKTWEMIEMIFSQPTCKKDTSKTMSLVC
- the LOC101413072 gene encoding zinc finger protein 705D-like isoform X1; protein product: MPAKVLAMQSHALVTFKDVAVDFTQEEWNLLDTTQRKLFREVMLENISNLVSVGYQVCKRDVLSQLEQEEVLREEIGFPQYQNPGRHCTFKTWEMIEMIFSQPTCKKDTSKTMSLPNSLQMFLFKITASSNLLLKPS